CTGGTCATGTATAATACAAGAGGTTTTACCATGCATAGTTTCAGGCGCTGTATCAATAATACCACCATATGACTGAACAATCGCTTGATGACCTAAACAGATACCAAGAATTGGTATTTTTCCTTTTATTAGATCGATTAATTCCAACATACATCCGGAATTTTGAGGTAAACCAGGACCTGGAGAGAGAACAATAACTGGGTTATACATAGATTCCATAGCAGATAGAAGTATAGATAAAGGGGTATAATTTCTATACACTGAAACCCTTTGTTTAAATGATTGTAATGAATCAACTAAATTATAGGTAAATGAATCCAGGTTATCAAGTAGAAGAATATCAGACATAAAAATTTCCTATTTTAAAATGATGATGTGCATGAAAAATAGATTGTAGAACAGATTGTGCTTTATTTTTTCCTTCCTGTATTTCATTTTCTGTAACTGAGTCATATACAACCCCTGCTCCAGACTGCACTGTAGCAATGTTATTTTTAACAAATGCAGAACGAATAACAATACATGCATCAAATGTTCCTTTTCCAGT
This is a stretch of genomic DNA from Buchnera aphidicola (Cinara piceae). It encodes these proteins:
- a CDS encoding aminodeoxychorismate/anthranilate synthase component II; the protein is MSDILLLDNLDSFTYNLVDSLQSFKQRVSVYRNYTPLSILLSAMESMYNPVIVLSPGPGLPQNSGCMLELIDLIKGKIPILGICLGHQAIVQSYGGIIDTAPETMHGKTSCIIHDQKDMFSNLPNPLLVARYHSLLCYSIPSSLCINARYNNTVMAVKQNYDRVCGLQFHPESILTPMGSILLNQILLWLRTKN